The Streptococcus gwangjuense nucleotide sequence CGAGAGCCATGGCAGATCTGGACCATCCTCATATCGTTCGGATTACAGATATCGGTGAAGAAGAGGGACAACAGTATCTCGCAATGGAATATGTTGCTGGATTAGACCTCAAACGCTATATCAAGGAACATCACCCTCTTTCAAATGAAGAAGCGGTTCGAATCATGGGACAAATCCTCTTGGCTATGCGTTTAGCCCATACTCGAGGAATTGTTCACAGGGATTTGAAACCGCAAAATATCCTTTTGACCCCAGATGGGACTGCCAAAGTTACAGACTTTGGGATTGCGGTAGCCTTTGCTGAGACAAGTCTGACCCAGACCAACTCAATGCTAGGTTCCGTTCATTATTTATCGCCAGAGCAGGCGCGTGGCTCTAAAGCGACTGTACAGAGTGATATCTATGCCATGGGGATTATTTTCTATGAGATGTTGACTGGCCATATCCCTTACGATGGGGATAGTGCAGTGACCATCGCCCTCCAGCATTTCCAGAAACCACTGCCATCGGTTATAGCTGAAAATCCATCTGTACCTCAGGCTTTAGAAAATGTTGTTATCAAGGCAACTGCTAAGAAATTGACAGATCGCTACAAATCAGTCGCTGAGATGTATGTGGACTTGTCGAGTAGTTTGTCTTATAATCGTCGTAATGAACCAAAGCTGGTCTTTGACGATGCGACTAAGGCGGATACCAAGACTCTTCCTAAAGTTCCACAAAGTACCTTGACTTCTATTCCTAAAGCTCCGGTACAAGAGGGAAGACCTCAGCCTAAGCCCCAAACTCATCAGACAGAAAAAACAGTACCTAGTCCAAAGCCAACTAAACGGCGTCGCATGAAAGCACGTTATCCAATTTTATTGGCGACCTTCTTGTTGGTTGTGGCATCCTTAGTATGGATTTTATATAGAACGCCTGCTACCATTGCCGTTCCAAAGGTGGCAGGTCAGACGGTTGCTGAGGCTAAAGAAGCGCTTAAGAAAGCCAATTTTGAGGTTGGTGAAGAAAAAACAGAGGCTAGTGATAAGGTTGAAGAAGGTCGTGTTATTCGTACCGATCCTGACGCTGGAACTGGTCGAAAAGAAGGAACAAAAATTAATTTGATTGTGTCTTCTGGTCAGCAATCCTTCCAACTTGGAAATTATCTTGGACGAAAATCTAGTGATGTAGTGGCAGAATTGAAAGGCAAGAAGGTTCCAGAAAATCTAATTAAGATTGAGGAAGAAGAATCCAACGAAATCGAAGCCGGCACAATCATGAAACAAAGTTTACCGGAGGGAACAACCTACGATCTTAGCAAGGCAACTCAAATAGTTTTGACAGTTGCTAAAAAAGTAAATTCGATTTCAATGCCAAGATATATTGGTTCAACTCGAGAATTTGCAGTTAATAATCTTACAGAGATATATGGAGTTAAAAAAGCTAATATCGAAGTTGTAGAAGTGTCTACTGCTCCTGAAGGAACAGCTGAGGAGACTGTTGTAGAGCAAAGTCCAAAACCGGGTGGAAAAATTGATTTAGCCAGCACACGTATTAAAATTTCGATTTATAAACCCAAAACACCACCATCAAGTTCCTCTTCAACGTCAGTTCAACGTGGTAACCAAGGTTCACCTACTACTCCAAATCAAGGGAATCAACAAGGTGGTCAGCAAGGAAATCAACAAGGAACGGTTCCTACTCCGACTCAACCAAATAGTGAAGGAAACCACGAAAATTCTCGTGATTAAACGAATCTTTGTCATGATTTCATGGCAAAGATTTTTTTTGAGTCCGGATTTGTGATAGAATAGAAGGAGTTGATAAAAGGAGGAACGCATGGAAGAATCAAGAGAATTAAATGCCGTCATCGATGTGATTATGTTAGCTGGAACCATTCTTCTCAAAAGTGGCTCAGAGATTCATCGTGTAGAAGATACCATGATCCGCATTGCGCATTCACAGGGGATTGTGGATTGCAATGTTCTTGCCATGCCTGCCGCTATCTTTTTCTCCATTGAAAATACCAATATTTCGCGTATGAAGCGTGTGACTTCCTCGTCTTATAATATTGAAAAAGTCTGCGATGTCAACCAGATTTCTCGTCGGCTGGTTGGGGGGCAGATTGATTTAGAGACGGCCTTCAAGCAATTGACGGCCTTGCAAGCTCGACCTCTTCCCTATACTAAGTTGCAGGTAACTCTAGCTGCGACCTTTAGCGCCCCTTTCTTTTCAATTATGTTTAGTGGAAATATCTACGACGCACTTGGGGCAGGAGTGGCTACCTTATTTGGTTTTGCCTTTTCCCTTTATGTGGAGAAGTTTATCCGAATTCCCTTTGTGACAGCCTTTGCTGGAGCCTTTGTCTTTGGGATGATTGCCCAGTTTTGGGCTCGCTACACAGGTTTTCCTTCAACGGCAGATTTGATTATAGCTGGTGCGGTCATGCCGTTTGTACCAGGGATTGCCTTGACCAATGCGGTTCGTGATATTATGACCAACCACATAAACTCTGGTATGAGTAAGATGTTTGAATCCCTGCTCATTACCCTTGCTTTAGGGGCGGGAACTTCTGTCGCCTTGGTATTGATGAATTAATATGACACTAACAACCTTTTTATTACAAGCAGTAGCAAGTCTTCTTGCCATCATCACTTTTTTAATCGTACTCAATGTGCAACGCTCTATGCTTTTACCTGGAGGGATTTTGGGTATGGCTGTCTGGTTAATCTATCTCTTGCTCAAGGAACCAACCAATGTCATTGTAGCCACCTTCATTGCAGCCATTATCGGTTCTTGTGTCAGCCAGATTTTAAGTATTCTTTATAAAACACCTGCTGTGGTCTTTATCTTGGCCATCTTGGCACCTCTGGTTCCGGGTTATCTCTCCTATCGGACAACTGCCTTTTTTGTGACAGGGGATTACAATCATGCCATTGCTAGTGCTACCTTGGTTGTCATGTTGGCTCTGG carries:
- a CDS encoding threonine/serine exporter family protein, translated to MTLTTFLLQAVASLLAIITFLIVLNVQRSMLLPGGILGMAVWLIYLLLKEPTNVIVATFIAAIIGSCVSQILSILYKTPAVVFILAILAPLVPGYLSYRTTAFFVTGDYNHAIASATLVVMLALVISIGMASGTVILRFYSYLRKQHNS
- a CDS encoding threonine/serine exporter family protein, whose translation is MEESRELNAVIDVIMLAGTILLKSGSEIHRVEDTMIRIAHSQGIVDCNVLAMPAAIFFSIENTNISRMKRVTSSSYNIEKVCDVNQISRRLVGGQIDLETAFKQLTALQARPLPYTKLQVTLAATFSAPFFSIMFSGNIYDALGAGVATLFGFAFSLYVEKFIRIPFVTAFAGAFVFGMIAQFWARYTGFPSTADLIIAGAVMPFVPGIALTNAVRDIMTNHINSGMSKMFESLLITLALGAGTSVALVLMN
- the pknB gene encoding Stk1 family PASTA domain-containing Ser/Thr kinase, with protein sequence MIQIGKIFAGRYRILKQIGRGGMADVYLAKDLILDGEEVAVKVLRTNYQTDPIAVARFQREARAMADLDHPHIVRITDIGEEEGQQYLAMEYVAGLDLKRYIKEHHPLSNEEAVRIMGQILLAMRLAHTRGIVHRDLKPQNILLTPDGTAKVTDFGIAVAFAETSLTQTNSMLGSVHYLSPEQARGSKATVQSDIYAMGIIFYEMLTGHIPYDGDSAVTIALQHFQKPLPSVIAENPSVPQALENVVIKATAKKLTDRYKSVAEMYVDLSSSLSYNRRNEPKLVFDDATKADTKTLPKVPQSTLTSIPKAPVQEGRPQPKPQTHQTEKTVPSPKPTKRRRMKARYPILLATFLLVVASLVWILYRTPATIAVPKVAGQTVAEAKEALKKANFEVGEEKTEASDKVEEGRVIRTDPDAGTGRKEGTKINLIVSSGQQSFQLGNYLGRKSSDVVAELKGKKVPENLIKIEEEESNEIEAGTIMKQSLPEGTTYDLSKATQIVLTVAKKVNSISMPRYIGSTREFAVNNLTEIYGVKKANIEVVEVSTAPEGTAEETVVEQSPKPGGKIDLASTRIKISIYKPKTPPSSSSSTSVQRGNQGSPTTPNQGNQQGGQQGNQQGTVPTPTQPNSEGNHENSRD